The sequence AGTGCGCTTGTCGCGAATGTCGGACTGACACAGCTCATCTCGCTGTCACTGCCGGTTCTGCTGATGATCTATCCGCTTGCAATCGTTCTGATGCTGCTGTCGTTCGTCGACAGAGCATTCGGCAGACGGCCGGTCGTCTATGCACTCGCATTAACGGGAACTGCCCTGGTCAGCATTTTCGACGGGCTGGCTGGCGGCGGTATCGTCATCGAACCGGCTTTGGATGTTCTCGGACATCTTCCGCTTCATGAGCAGCAGATCGGCTGGCTGATCCCGGCGATTGCCGGTGCGCTGATCGGCTGGGTGATTGTTTTGGCGACACCGGGCCGCAATAAGGCAGTGTGACGCTGGGGAAGCCTTTCCAGGTTTAGTGAACTCCTATAGAAGGAATACTGGGAGTAGCTGATCGAAAAGGAGAGGGTACCATGAATACAAAAGAAACTGCGCAGAAAATCCTGGAGAACAGTCATGTCGGCACGATGGCGACCGTACAGGCAGGAAAGCCATTCAGCCGGTATATGACATTCTTCTCCGAAAACTTTACGATGTACACAGCGACATCGAAAAAAACTGAGAAAGTGGACGAACTGGAGAGCAATCCGAATACGCATATCCTGCTCGGCTACCAAGACGAAGGATATGGCGATGCGTATCTTGAAATCGCAGGGACCGTCACGATCTCGGACGATAAAGGACTGCGTGAGAAAGTCTGGAACGATCATATGAAGCCATGGTTCGAAGGTCCGGATGACCCGGACTTGGTCATCTTGAAAGTGATTCCCGATGAGATCCGTCTGATGAACAAAAAAGGCGAGCCGCCGCAAACAATCGACTTCAACTGAAAAAACTGTCCTGCGCCTTTGAAATCGGGCCTGCAGGACAGTTTTTTTCATTCGTTTGTTTCGAATTCCTTTTGCGCCTGCTTGACAATCTCTTTGAGTTCGCTTTCATCTGCGCCGCGCAGGAAATAGGCCATCGCCGCTTTCCCGATCGCATAGGTGCCGCCGCTCGCGATGCTTGCACTGATGGCTGAGCCGGCGCCTGGCACGATGAGGTTCGCAAATTTGCTGCCCTGCTGTGCGATCATCCGCAGTGTGAAGCCGGTTGCCCCGATGCCTCCTAGCGAGACGATCACTTCGCGGGCGGTCTTGAAGTCGAGCTCACGGCCTGACAAGAACGCGATGATCATCAGCAGGATGGACTGCAGCGCAAGCAGCACAGCGATGTCCGTCGCGATCAGCGGGCTGAGGGCTACAGTACCTGCGAGTGCAGAGAACACTTTCGTGAAACGGAGAGCGATCCGTTCAGTAATTGTGTTCAGGCGGATTGACAGGCTCAAGTGGATGGCTGCCCGGATATCCAGGCTGTCTTCCAAAAAATCGATCAGTTCCTCGATGCCATATCTTCCGTCAAAGGCGATATTCGGGCTGCCGCCGTCCTGCTCCGTCCATTCGAGGTAGGAAGATACAGGCAGGATGGCTGCCGGTTCCATCCCTTCCTGTGCGAAAATCCTCTTCAGCTGTTCTGTCTTTTCGGCGATCAGCCGGATCTTCTCCGGCGGGTAGCTGTCAGGTTCCTTGATGCGGGACGGATTCAGTTCGTCCACCTGCGTGATCACACCGATCAGCGGAAGGCCTTCCGCCGCTTTCTTCATGAGCCGTTTTGTGATTTGAATGTCCTTATCGATATGCGCACGCTCCGCCGCTTTCTGCAGGAACAGCACAGCATCCGGTTCAAACGACTGGATGACGATTTTCAAAGCGTCTTCGGCATTCGTATCGAACGTCTCCGACTCCCCGATGCCGCGTGTGTCGATCACTTCGAAATACGTATGGCCGTCCGCTTCGTATGCAAAGCGCTTCGCCTCTTTCGTTCCGATCTCGACGTCACTCACTTCCGCAAGATAGCGGCCGCTGATCGCATTGATTAGACTGCTCTTGCCGACGCCCGTCCTGCCGACGAGCACGAATTTCGGCGGACGGGGGTTTTTCAGTCCGTCCAGGAGATTCTGAAGATCTTCATCATCCATCATAATTTTCATCATTTTTTTCCGCTGTTTCTCGGAGATCAGATTTCCGGGCAGTTTCGTGAAAAGGTCTTCGATATAATTCGAAAGATTGCCGATATGATGCAGTCTCTGCCGCATTTCTTCAAATTGGTTTCCCACGTACAGACACCTGCTTTCCTTGTTCTCTCTATCCATTCTCTACCCGATGTCCGGCCGATTCAAGCGAGGGGCCGCAAACAATTGCGATGACTGCCAGTCCATCATGCTATACTGTAGAACGAAATTATATCGTATTGTGCTGAAAGGGAGGGCAACTTATGAAACAGCTTGCGGGCGGAATACAATGGGCCGTCTTCCTGATGGCCTCATCCATCGCCGCGCCGATTGCTATCGCTCATGTGTTCGGCATGGATCCTGGCGGCACGGCATTGTTCCTGCAGCGGACAATTTTTGTTCTCGGCATCGCCGGACTGCTGCAGGCATTTTTCGGCCATAAATTGCCGATTAATGAGGGGCCAGCCGGTTTATGGTGGGGTATTTTCGTCGTTTACGCCGGAATGGTCGGCGTCTTCTACAATACATCAGGCGAAGCGCTGCAGGCACTGCAGAGCGGCATGCTGTACAGCGGTGTGCTGTTCCTGCTGCTCGCCGCAGCTGGTGTCATCTCGAAGATGAAAGCGCTGTTCACACCGGCCATCACGTTCACTTACCTGATGCTGCTCATCCTTCAGCTGAGCGGCACGTTCCTGAAAGGGATGACG comes from Sporosarcina trichiuri and encodes:
- a CDS encoding pyridoxamine 5'-phosphate oxidase family protein, which translates into the protein MNTKETAQKILENSHVGTMATVQAGKPFSRYMTFFSENFTMYTATSKKTEKVDELESNPNTHILLGYQDEGYGDAYLEIAGTVTISDDKGLREKVWNDHMKPWFEGPDDPDLVILKVIPDEIRLMNKKGEPPQTIDFN
- a CDS encoding GTPase family protein yields the protein MGNQFEEMRQRLHHIGNLSNYIEDLFTKLPGNLISEKQRKKMMKIMMDDEDLQNLLDGLKNPRPPKFVLVGRTGVGKSSLINAISGRYLAEVSDVEIGTKEAKRFAYEADGHTYFEVIDTRGIGESETFDTNAEDALKIVIQSFEPDAVLFLQKAAERAHIDKDIQITKRLMKKAAEGLPLIGVITQVDELNPSRIKEPDSYPPEKIRLIAEKTEQLKRIFAQEGMEPAAILPVSSYLEWTEQDGGSPNIAFDGRYGIEELIDFLEDSLDIRAAIHLSLSIRLNTITERIALRFTKVFSALAGTVALSPLIATDIAVLLALQSILLMIIAFLSGRELDFKTAREVIVSLGGIGATGFTLRMIAQQGSKFANLIVPGAGSAISASIASGGTYAIGKAAMAYFLRGADESELKEIVKQAQKEFETNE